In the genome of Desulfovibrio aminophilus DSM 12254, the window GCCCCGCCCCCTTCGTCCGGCTTCGCCGGTTTCAAAAAAAGCAAGGGCCTTCGGCCCCCTTCGAAAAACAAAAGGCGGGAACCATGTCCCGCCTTTCCTTCTTCGTAAACCGAGAGCCTCCCCGCCTTTCTGTATACCGCCGAAGGCGGCCGACTTTCTGGGAACCGCCGAAGGCGGCGACGAAGGCGGCGACGAAGGCGGTTAGATGGTGAAGCCCCGTCGGAGTTCGAGGATTTCACGGCGGCGGTGGAAGGCCAGGACCGTGAACGAGGCCAGGTAGAGGGCGGAGAAGAACGGATGGGCCTGGCTCGGGGGAATGCCGATGTGGGCCTCGGCCAGGAACAGGGGCGAGACGAGCTGGCCCACGAAGAGGACGAAGAGCACGGCCGCCGCGCGCGGGCCCAGGGTCAGCCCGGCGAGCATGGCCACGGCCAGAAGCGACTGGGCCGCGGTGAGCAGCACCTCCTGCATCTGGAAATGGTCCAGGGGAATGGGCGAGAGCCCGCCGCTGCTCACGGCGTAGACCCAGGGGATCATGCCCACCAGCAGGGTCCACTGGTTGAGCTTGGCCGAAAGCAGGCTGCCCAGGGCCGTGGCCGCGTCGCCGCGCAGCACGAACATGATGGCCACGATGAACTCCGGGGCCTCGGAGGCGATGGGCGCCAGCCACTGGACCAGGAGGAACTCGTCCACGCCGAAAATCTTGCCCGAGGCCACGAGGCTTTCGCTGAAGGGCTCGGCGCAGGCCAGGATGACCCCGGCGGCGAAGAGGAACAGGGCGATGGTGGCGGCGCGGCGGCGGTTCTTGGGCAGACTGCCGATGAGGTCGGCGGTGCCGTGCAGTTCGCACTCCTCGCAGGGCCGCTTGCCCGCCAGGCGGATGTACCAGACATAGAGGCCCACGAGGACCATGCCGTCGTACCAGGTCAGGCTGCCCTTGAGGGGCACGAGCATGGCGTAGGCCGTGGCCAGGCCGAGGAAGAGCACCTCGGTGCGGCGTTCCGGGGCCAGGGTCACGCGGTTGCGGGTCTTGAGCCAGAAGAGTCCGGCCACGGCGGCCCAGGCCACGCCGATGAGCAGGCGGTTGGCCCCGGTCATGTTGGCGATGGCGTAGTGGGCGTAGCTGGACTCGGGATGCTGCCCGGCCATCCAGGTGAAGTACATGTCCACCGCGTACTCGGGGAGCACGGCGATGAAGGCCACCACGGCCAGGGCCAGGCTCTGGGGGATGTCCATCTGGGCCACGTCGCAGGCCCAAAGCAGCAGGAAGGACGCGGCCAGGATCGCCGTGCCCGCGACCAGGGCCATGACCGGCGCGGACGGATGGATCTCCAGCAGACGCAGGATCGGCCCGGGCAGGGCCAACAGAAGAGCCAGGGACAAGGGAAGATACTTGGACATGGTTCGGAACCTCCTCTCGGCCGGGGCGATAAAAAAAGCCTCCGGCATGAATGTTCATGCCGAAGGTCTCGCCAGCAGGTTCCGAACCCGCGACAGGGCCAGGCGGTGACGCCAGGATGTTGACCCTGCCCGATGCGGCTACTCCCCCTCGGGAAAGGTGATCCTGCCCCAAGGACGGGGCGCTGTCAAGACGGACTAGAAACGCTGGACCAGCACGGCCCCGGCCACGAGCAACGCCGCGCCCAGCATCCGCAGGGGGCTGGCCTCGCGCAGGGCGTAGCCCACGAGGCCGAAGTGGTCCAGGGCGATGGAGGCCGCCAGCTGCCCGGCGATGATCCAGGCCATCATGGTGGCCGCGCCCAGGCGCGGGGCGAGCATGACCGTCACGGCCACGAAGAAGGCCCCGAGCACGCCGCCGGTCCAGGACCACCAGGGGGCCTGGGACATCTCGGCGGCCGGGGGCCAGGGCAGACGCAGGATCAGGGCGTAGGCGGCCAGGGCCAGGGTGCCCACCGCGAAGGAGACCAGGGCGGCCTGCTCCGGCGTGCCGAGCGTCAGCCGCAGCCGGGCGTTGATCCCGGCCTGCACGGGCATCAGGGCCCCGGCCAGCAGGGCGAGGACGACCAGAATCTGCTTCATGCCTCCAGCCTTAGCCGGGGCGCGAGCGGTTGGCAAGCCCGCCCGGCTTCGCCGGTTCGTGCAAAGGTCACGAGGCTCTCGCCGCTCAATGAACCGGCGCAGCCGGACCGTTCGTCGAAAAGTCTGCCCAAAACCTCCGGTTTCGTGTCATGAGAGGATCATGGAAGTCGACGGACCCATGCTGCTCCTGTCCACGGGCTGCCTGTTCCAGCGTTCCCTGCCGGAGATCGCTGAAATCGCGGCCCAGGCCGGTTTCGGCGGCCTGGAGCTGATCATCAACGATCCGCTCATGGCCCCGGGGCCGGGCATGGACGCGGTGGACGCCATCCTGCCCGTCCGCAGCCTGCACGCGCCCTTCCGGGGACACGACCGCTGGGGCGGCTACGTGGAGTCCTGGCGCGCGGCCGTGGCCTTGGCCAATTCCCTGCCCCTGGCCGGGAACGTGACCCAGCACCCGCCGGGCAGGTCCGAGGCCGGGGCCGGACGCTGGTTCGCCCGGGCCGTGGACCTGCCGCTGCTGCTGGACGCCCGGGGCCGCGTGGGCCTGTCGCTGGAGAACCTGCCCTGGCCGCCGGACGCCTCGCCGTTCGGCCGCGACCCGTTGGACGAGCTGCTGGACGCCTGCCGTTCGCGCAACCTGTGGCTGACCCTGGACGTCTGCCACCTGGGCGTTTCCGGCCGCGATCCCCTGCGGGCCCTGGACCGCGTGCCCGCCGACCTCCTGGCCAACGTCCACTTCTCCGACGCCAGGGGATTCCAGGAACATCTCCTGCCCGGCCAGGGAAACCTGCCGCTGCATGGGATCCTGACCCGGCTTGCGGAGCGCGGCTACAGTCGTTACATCACCCTGGAAGTCCAGCCCGGCGCCCTGCCCCCCTCCAGCGTGGAGGCCGTGATCCGGCTCTCCGAACTGCGCGAATGGATGGAGCAATCCCTCACCGCCGGGCTACGGGAGGCCGCGTCATGAACGATCCCGCCGCTTACCTGGAAGCCGTGTCCCGGCCGGGCCAGAGCGTGAACAACCTCTTCAACTTCCTGGGCATCGAAGTGGTCGGCATGGACGACGAAAAGACCGTCCTGCGCCTCACGCCCCGGGCCGAGACCCTCCAGGGCGGCAGCGTCCTGGCCGGGGGGATCATGGCCACCCTCCTGGACGAGACCATGGCCCACGCCGTGCTGCGCACCCTCAAGCCGGGCCAGACCACGGCCACCGTGGAGATGAGCACCCGCTTCTTCAACCCGGTCACCGCCTCGGCCGTGGACGGACCGCCCCTCGTCTGCGAGGCCCAGGTGGTCCGCAAAGGCCAACGCATCGCTTTCGCCGAGGCCGAAATCCGCGACCACCAAGGCGCGGTCGTGGCCCGCTGCAGCGCCTGCTTCGTCATCCGCTAGCCCCCTTCGGGGGGTTATAGAAAGGCAAAGAGGCTCCCGGCTCTCTCCTCTTTCTCCTTTCACGGCGGCGTGAACATCCGTGGGGCCGGGGATGCCGCCTCCCTGTCTCATTGAAAACCGGCGAAGCCGGGCCGAAGGCCCCCCGGCTGCGCCGCCCGCCGCATCATGCCAAAAAAAACATTTCATCCAACCTCCCAGGTTTATGAAAGATTTTCCAACCCCTCGGCGACGTGCCACCATTCCTGCATTTCGTTACATTGACAGAACAACATCCACGCAATACGAGTCAATTTGAAGCGTTGTTCCTTTCGCGATTCTTCGTTTAAGAATGTGTGATCAAAGGCAGCGGCCGGAGACCAGCAAACGATGAATACTGGAGGAAGCCATGCACGAGATGAAATTCATCTTCATGTCTCTCCTTGCTGCTTCAATTCTTTTCCATTGCCAGGCAGAAGCCGCCGAACAAGCCTCTTACGTCGGTTCAAAGGTATGCTCCCAGTGTCACGAAAAAGAGCATTCCCGGTTCAGTAAATACTCCAAGAAGGCGCACTCCTGGAAATCCATCGCGGTGATGCGTAAAAAGCTCACCCCGCAGGAGTTGCAGGGCTGCTACGACTGTCATACCACCGGGCACCGCAAACCCGGCGGCTTCGTGAGCATCGAGCAGACCCCCGACCTCGCCGACGTGGGTTGCGAGACCTGCCACGGCCCCGGCTCGGTCCACGCCGCCTCCGGCGATCCCAAGGACATCCGCCGCACGCCCGAGTTGGCCGACTGCCAGACCTGCCACAACGCCGAGCGCGTGGCCGACTTCCGCTTCAAGCCCCTGATCGCCGCCGGCGCGCACTAGGAGGCCGGGATGAACATCCGCGATTCCATCAACGCCAAGCTGACTCTGCTCGTGGCCCTCATCGCCACCGCCGCCTTCGCCGGAGTGCTGCTCCAGAACTCCCTGGCCCAGCGTTCGCTCATGTCCTCCTCCATCAAGAAGGCCGCCGCCGAGGAGGCCGACGTGCTCTTCATGGGCATCGAAAAACCCATGGTCGTGGGCGACAGCGAGGGCACCACCAAGGAATTCCACGCCATCAAGGAGAAGTTCCCCCACGTGGCCGCCTACATGACCGCCTTTGACGGCAGCGTGACCTACGGCACGGACGAGGCGGCGCTGCGCCGCCCCGTGATCGAAGCCCTGCCCGACGCGGCCATCCGCCCTCTGCTGGAACGCGGACTCAAGCAGCCCATCCGCGAGTCCACATTCCTGGACAGCGGCGGCAGGCACCGCGTGGCCCGGGTCATCTCCATCCCCAACGCCCCGCGCTGCCACCACTGCCACGGCGCGAGCCAGCCCATCCTGGGCCAGATGGTCCTGCTCGCGGACGTGAGCGGCGAATGGGCGGCAATGAACCGCCAGGCCCTGACCTCCGCCGCCAGCGGCGCGGTGGGCCTGATTCTCCTGATCGCCGCCTCGGTGGTGGCCATCCGGCGCATCCTCATCTCCCGCTTCCAGTCCATCGCCGACGCCGCGGGCAAGGTCAGCTCCGGCGACTTCGACGTCCGCTTCGACGTCAAGGGTTCCGACGAACTGGCCAAGCTGGCCCACGACCTCGGCTCCATGGTCGGCCAGCTCAAGAACAAGCTCGGCTTCTCCGAGGGCGTGCTCAAGGGCATCCCCACCCCCTGCATGCTCGTGGGCCCCGAGGGAACCATCCTCTGGCTCAACCAGCTCATCTGCGACTTCCTGGAAAAGACCGGCCCGCTTGAGCAGTACGTGGGCCAGAAGCCCGGCGTGTTCCTCTGGAACGATCCCGTGCGCGTGACCCTGGCCGAGAAGGCCATCAAGGAACGCCGCCCGCTCAGCGGCGAACGCGAGTTCACCACTCCCTCCGGCAGGCGCGGCTACTCCAGCGCCCAGGCCACCCCCTTCTTCGACATGGACGGCGAACTCCTCGGCGCGATCTACTTCTGGAGCGACGTCACCGCGATCCGCACCCAGCAGAAGCGCATCGAAACCCAGCACGCCCTGCTGGCCCAGGCCGCGACCCGCGCCGACGAGATCTCCGACCGTCTGGCGACCGCCGCCGCACAGCTCTCGGCCCAGATCGAGGAGGCCAGCACCGGCTCCGGCCACCAGCGCGAACGGACCCAGGAGACCGCCGCGGCCATCGAGCAGATGAACGCCACGGTCCTGGAGGTGGCCCGCAACGCCGC includes:
- a CDS encoding sugar phosphate isomerase/epimerase family protein, with amino-acid sequence MEVDGPMLLLSTGCLFQRSLPEIAEIAAQAGFGGLELIINDPLMAPGPGMDAVDAILPVRSLHAPFRGHDRWGGYVESWRAAVALANSLPLAGNVTQHPPGRSEAGAGRWFARAVDLPLLLDARGRVGLSLENLPWPPDASPFGRDPLDELLDACRSRNLWLTLDVCHLGVSGRDPLRALDRVPADLLANVHFSDARGFQEHLLPGQGNLPLHGILTRLAERGYSRYITLEVQPGALPPSSVEAVIRLSELREWMEQSLTAGLREAAS
- a CDS encoding sodium:calcium antiporter, whose amino-acid sequence is MSKYLPLSLALLLALPGPILRLLEIHPSAPVMALVAGTAILAASFLLLWACDVAQMDIPQSLALAVVAFIAVLPEYAVDMYFTWMAGQHPESSYAHYAIANMTGANRLLIGVAWAAVAGLFWLKTRNRVTLAPERRTEVLFLGLATAYAMLVPLKGSLTWYDGMVLVGLYVWYIRLAGKRPCEECELHGTADLIGSLPKNRRRAATIALFLFAAGVILACAEPFSESLVASGKIFGVDEFLLVQWLAPIASEAPEFIVAIMFVLRGDAATALGSLLSAKLNQWTLLVGMIPWVYAVSSGGLSPIPLDHFQMQEVLLTAAQSLLAVAMLAGLTLGPRAAAVLFVLFVGQLVSPLFLAEAHIGIPPSQAHPFFSALYLASFTVLAFHRRREILELRRGFTI
- a CDS encoding cytochrome c family protein, which gives rise to MSLLAASILFHCQAEAAEQASYVGSKVCSQCHEKEHSRFSKYSKKAHSWKSIAVMRKKLTPQELQGCYDCHTTGHRKPGGFVSIEQTPDLADVGCETCHGPGSVHAASGDPKDIRRTPELADCQTCHNAERVADFRFKPLIAAGAH
- a CDS encoding methyl-accepting chemotaxis protein gives rise to the protein MNIRDSINAKLTLLVALIATAAFAGVLLQNSLAQRSLMSSSIKKAAAEEADVLFMGIEKPMVVGDSEGTTKEFHAIKEKFPHVAAYMTAFDGSVTYGTDEAALRRPVIEALPDAAIRPLLERGLKQPIRESTFLDSGGRHRVARVISIPNAPRCHHCHGASQPILGQMVLLADVSGEWAAMNRQALTSAASGAVGLILLIAASVVAIRRILISRFQSIADAAGKVSSGDFDVRFDVKGSDELAKLAHDLGSMVGQLKNKLGFSEGVLKGIPTPCMLVGPEGTILWLNQLICDFLEKTGPLEQYVGQKPGVFLWNDPVRVTLAEKAIKERRPLSGEREFTTPSGRRGYSSAQATPFFDMDGELLGAIYFWSDVTAIRTQQKRIETQHALLAQAATRADEISDRLATAAAQLSAQIEEASTGSGHQRERTQETAAAIEQMNATVLEVARNAADAAGNADQARERAQQGETIADKAVAAIEAVRDDTARMGESLHALGDQVEDIGKVIEIITDIADQTNLLALNAAIEAARAGEAGRGFAVVADEVRKLAEKTMNATKEVHTAIAGIQDSARVNIEHMDRAGQDVQNGAELVRRAGDSLKSIVEVSVGTADRVRSIATAAEEQSAASEQITRSVDEINHIAEDTAHTMSQSAEATAEVARMASALKTVIADMRTAGEDE
- a CDS encoding DMT family transporter, with the protein product MKQILVVLALLAGALMPVQAGINARLRLTLGTPEQAALVSFAVGTLALAAYALILRLPWPPAAEMSQAPWWSWTGGVLGAFFVAVTVMLAPRLGAATMMAWIIAGQLAASIALDHFGLVGYALREASPLRMLGAALLVAGAVLVQRF
- a CDS encoding PaaI family thioesterase, coding for MNDPAAYLEAVSRPGQSVNNLFNFLGIEVVGMDDEKTVLRLTPRAETLQGGSVLAGGIMATLLDETMAHAVLRTLKPGQTTATVEMSTRFFNPVTASAVDGPPLVCEAQVVRKGQRIAFAEAEIRDHQGAVVARCSACFVIR